In Candidatus Nealsonbacteria bacterium, the sequence AGATAAATAATAAAATGGGTAAAGAAAACAGAAAAAGTGAAAATCGAGGTTTAGAGAATTTTTGCCTTTCAATAATCAGATGGGGGACATATTTAATTTTATTCACTCCCTTAGTTATAAGCAGGAGTTCTTTTTTTCCCTTTGTTACCCCAAAGACCATTTATTTTAGGATTTTGGCTGAAATTATTTTTGCGGCTTTCTTAATTCTGGCTATATATTTTCCTCGCTATCGTCCAAAAATTAATATTCTGTCTATTTCAATCTTTATCTTTGTCGGAGTATTGATTCTGACGTCTTTTTTGGGAATTAACTTTGAAAGAAGTTTTTGGAGCACTTTTGAAAGAATGACGGGTCTCTTTACCTTTTTTCATCTTTTAGTTTTTTTCATTATTTTGACCAGCTGTTTCAAAAAAAGAGAAGATTGGGAAAAGATTCTTTCTGTTTCCATATTAGTTGGTATTTTGCTTTGTTTCTATGTTTTGCTTCCAGGAGAAATAGAAGTCTCTACCAGGGGAGGAGGGACAATTGGAAATACTTCTTTTATGGCAGCTTACTTACTGTTTGACATTTTTTTTGCCTTGATTTTGTTTTTGGAAAAAAAGACTTCTGGCTGGAGAATTTTCTCAGGATTATCTTTATTTTTGTTAATTTCAGTACTGCTCACTTCTACAGCCAGGGGTGCGATTATCTCTTTTTTGGGAGGGATGGTTCTATTTTTGTTGGGTTATTTAATTTTTTCAGGGAAAAAAAACCTGAAAAAGATGGGGGTATTTCTAGTTTTGTTTTTAATAGTTTTAGGAATAATTCTTGCAATTTATCAACCTACTTTTATTAAAAATACAATTGAGATAACTTTACAAAAGATGAAACCCAGATTTGTTGTTTGGGAAAAGGCCTGGAAAGGATTTTTACAAAAGCCGATATTTGGCTGGGGTCCTGAAAACTTCAATGTGGTTTTTACAAAATTTTTTAATCCCTGTATGTTTCTGTCAGAATGCGGAGGAGAGATTTGGTTTGACAGAGCACACAATATTGTTTTAGATAGCCTGGTTACCACCGGGGTAGTTGGTCTTTTAAGTTATTTGTTAATTTTTGCTGTTTCAATCTTTGGTCTTTTAAGAGTTTATCTTAAAGAAAAGAGGAATATTTTTTCTTTTTTGGGAATGGCGGTTTTGTTGATTGTTTATTTTTTTCAAAACCTGTTAGTTTTTGATATGATATCAAGCTACACCGTCTTTTTTTTGAGCCTGGGATTTGTCACTTTTTTGATAACAGAGAAAGAAGATTTATTTTTTCAACCAGCTGAAGAATCATCCAATTCCCCTTTAGGGGTACTTGAAGAGGGTTTTGGCAGATATCTCATTTCTGGTGTGATTGGGGTTCTAACTGTTTTTTTACTTTACTTTGGAAATATTCAACCTGCCAATAGCGCCGTAAACACAGTTCACATGATTGTTTCTTCTGTTAACCTGGAAAAGAGATTGGATTTTTACAAAAAAGCCCTAAATACCTTAATGGAAAAATACGAAATAAGGGAGCAGTTTGCCCAAAGGGTTTATGAAGCTGGTTTTGATTCAAAAGAAAACAGGCAGGTTTTGGAATCTGCCTTTCTTATGGCTGAAGAGCAGATGCAAGAGAGCATTAGAAAAAACCCCCTGGATTTCCGCCCTCATCTTTTTTTTGGCAAGCTTTATTTTAGCGATTATTATTTTAGTCATAACAAAGAAAAGTTGATTTTAGCTGAAAAAATTCTTGAGAAAGCCATAGAATTAAGCCCAACAAATCAGCAGGGCTACTGGTATTTAGGTGAAGTTAAGAGAGCAGAAGACGAAGAAGAGGCAGCTTTAGATTTATTTGAAAAAGCAATTGATTTAGAACCAAGACTGGGTGTATCTTATTGGTATTTGGCTATGACCCATAAGATGACAGGTCAGTATGAAGAAGCCTTACAAAAGGTAAAAGATGCAGAAAAAGCAGGTTATAATTGGAAAAAGAACGTGAACAATCTAAGACAGGCAGCTGAAATTTATCAGGTTTTAAGAGATGATTTGAGCTTGTTATATCTTTACCAAGAGGCAATAGAAATTCATCCTGAAAATGCCGAGGTCTGGGCAGGTTTAGCCAACAGTTATGCCAACCTGGGCCAATTTGAAAAAGCAAAACAAGCAGCTCAGAAAGTAATAGAGATTAATCCAGATTTAGCTCCCGAGGTTGAGCAGTTTTTAAAAGAATTACCCCAATAATACTAGATTAGAGGAACTGGTTTTGTAGGTTCAATGAAAAGAGCTAAAATTAATCAACTTTTACTTCAGTAATTCTTCTACGGGGTTGACAGAATATTTTAAATTTGCTAATATTTAAAATGTGAGTGTTCCTTCGGGACTCTTTCTAAGTCGACAATAGACCCCACTCGAGCGGGGCCTATTGTTTTTTTGACTCGCTTTTAGAGAATGTTAAAATAAAATTGGGCCGGGAGCAGCACTCACAAAAGACTTAGTATAAGGGTAAACTCTCCCGGTCCTTTAAAGAATGAAAACTAAAACTAAAGAACTAAAAAATATTCTTCCTGAAATACAATTTAATGTACCGCTTAAAGGTCACACCAGTTTTAGGATTGGAGGTCCGGCTAAATATTTTTTTGAAGCTAAAACAAAAAAAGATTTAATTTTAGCGCTAAAAACAAGCAAAAAATTAAAATTATCTTTTTATATTTTAGGTGGCGGAAGCAAGCTCTTGGTTTCCGATAAAGGATTTAGGGGTTTTATAATAAAAGTTCAAAATTCAAAGTTTAAAGTTCAAAATTGCACTATTTTTGCAGAAGCTGGTTTATCATTAGAAAAATTAACTAAAATTGCAGCAAAAAAAAGTTTGACAGGGCTTGAGTGGTCAGCCGGAATTCCCGGAACAGTAGGAGGAGCTGTACGGGGAAATGCCGGTGCCTGGGAAAAATCAATGGGAGATATTATTAAGGAAGTTGAAGTTTTTGACGTTGAAAAACAAAAAATAATAAATTTGAATAACAAAAAATGTAAATTCAGTTATCGGAACAGTATTTTTAAAAAAAATCCAAACTTGGTTATTTTGTCTTGCCAAATTAAGCTTAGAAAAGGAAATAGAAAAAAAAGCGAGGAAGAAATGAAAAGCTATTTAGATTATCGTAGAGAACATCATCCCTTAGAATTCCCAACAGCTGGAAGTATTTTTGAAAACATTCCTTATGATAAAAAATCAAAAAGGAAAAAACCTGAAGCTATTCCTTCAGGTCGTATAATTGAAGATTGCGGTTTAGCTGGAAAAAAAATTGGAAATGTAAGAATTTCAAAAAAACATTCAAACTTTATTATTAATTTAGGGAACGGAAAAGCAAAAGATGTTAAAAAATTAATAAAGTTGGTAAAATTAAAAGTAAAAAAGAAATTTGGAATCAGTTTAAAGGAAGAACTTCAATATCTTTGATTAATTTCGATAAATTTTTTTTTGCACAGTTGACATTAATTTTTCATAATGAGAAAATTAAATAAAGAAATAATTTTTATGGCGATAGCGGTCGACTATTTGCCCAAATATTTTTAAAATATTAAATCATGGTAAAAAGAAAAAAGAAAAAGGCAAAAAAGAAAAAGGCAAAAAAAAGAAAAGCAAAAAAGAAAAAGACAAAGAAAAGAAAGAAGAGAAAGAAGAGATAAATGCCTTCCCCGCCTTAGTTTAAATATTTGCAAAAATTTTTAAAAATGTTATACTATAGAGGCGGGGTTTTATTATGAAGATAAACATTGAAACCAAAAACATAACACTGAATCGGGCTATAGAAGATTTTATTAAAGAAAAAATAAATTCCCTTGAAAAATTTATAAAAGTGTTATATAACGGAAAATATAAAAGTCCTTCCTCTGGTAAGGCAAAACCAGCACTTGTAGCATGGGTAGAGATTGGAAAAGAAACACTGCATCATAAGAGAGGACCATTTTTTCGAGCCGAATGCCAAATAAGATTTTCAGGAAAGAGTATAAGAGCAGAAGCTATTTCAAAAGATTTAAGATTAGCAATTACGGAAGTAAAAGATGAACTGCAGATAGGACTTAAAAAGCAAAAAGAAAAAATGATTTCAAAGGAAAAAAGAAAAAGTAGAGTTCTTAAAAAAAGAATGAAAATATCTCCCCAGGCAAGATTTGATCAGAAGGGGAGAACATTAGAAGAAGGTATTTAACCCTCAATCGCTTTTTTGTTTCACTCTTTGTTTTTCTCAACAAAAATTGTTGAGACAGTTTTTCAGCATTTCCTATTAGAAAATGCTGAAAGATAAAGCGGTTGATAGAAAAATGATTAAAAAAACAAAGAGATCCATACAATGGGTCAATCAATGGGTCAATGGAAAAAAACAAAAATATGCCGGTATTCACATAGTTGCCGAATTTTGGGGAAGCAAAATCATAGAAGACTCAAAAGAAATTGAGAAGATTTTAATTACAGCTGCTGAAAAAGGGGGAAATACTCCTTTAGAAGTAACCACTCATAAATTTTTACCCCAGGGTATAACCGGGGTTGTTTTATTAGCTGAAAGCCATATTGCTCTTCATGCTTGGCCCGAATATAATTATTTAGCAATAGATATTTTTACCTGCGGGGAGAAGGCTTTTCCAGATAAATCACTAAACTATTTAAGAAAAAAATTTAATCCCAAAAAAGTTGAAATAAAAAAAATAAAAAGAGGAACAATATGAAAGAAAATCAATCGAAAATTTATGGACAGGAATTGATTATGGACCTTTATGACTGTGACCCAAAGATTTTAAGGTCAAAGAAGAAAATCTTAGAATATTCAAATAGGATTTGTAAACTGATTAAAGTTAAAAAATACGGCAGAGCAATCATCAAAAGATTTGGAACAGGTTCTATAGCTGGCTTTTCTTTGGTTCAGTTAATAGAAACCAGTTTAGTCTCTGGTCATTTTTCCGAACTGTGGGATAGGGCGTTTATCAATATTTTTTCTTGTAAGTTATTTAACGATAAAAAAACTAAGGACTTTACTAAAAAATTCTTTAAAGCAAAAAAAATTAAAAGTAGAACAATTATTCGTTGAAGACATGAAAAAATGGTTTTTTGAAAAAGGGCTTCCCAATATCGTTCAAGATTCTAAAATTGGTTGGAAACTGAAAAAAAGAATTTATTCTGGAAAAAGTAAATATCAGAAAATTGAAATTTTAGATACCTTCGCTTTAGGAAGGATTTTTGTTTTAGATGGTATTGTTCAATTGTCAGAAAAATATGAATTTATTTATCATGAAATGATTTCCCATCTGCCTTTATTTTATCACCCAAATCCTGAAAGAATTTTAATTATAGGAGGAGGAGATGGTGGCGTTCTGCGTGAAGTTTTAAAACATTCTTTAAAAGAAATTTTTTGGGTGGAGTTGGATTCAGAAGTAG encodes:
- the raiA gene encoding ribosome-associated translation inhibitor RaiA; its protein translation is MKINIETKNITLNRAIEDFIKEKINSLEKFIKVLYNGKYKSPSSGKAKPALVAWVEIGKETLHHKRGPFFRAECQIRFSGKSIRAEAISKDLRLAITEVKDELQIGLKKQKEKMISKEKRKSRVLKKRMKISPQARFDQKGRTLEEGI
- the speD gene encoding adenosylmethionine decarboxylase produces the protein MIKKTKRSIQWVNQWVNGKKQKYAGIHIVAEFWGSKIIEDSKEIEKILITAAEKGGNTPLEVTTHKFLPQGITGVVLLAESHIALHAWPEYNYLAIDIFTCGEKAFPDKSLNYLRKKFNPKKVEIKKIKRGTI
- the murB gene encoding UDP-N-acetylmuramate dehydrogenase: MKTKTKELKNILPEIQFNVPLKGHTSFRIGGPAKYFFEAKTKKDLILALKTSKKLKLSFYILGGGSKLLVSDKGFRGFIIKVQNSKFKVQNCTIFAEAGLSLEKLTKIAAKKSLTGLEWSAGIPGTVGGAVRGNAGAWEKSMGDIIKEVEVFDVEKQKIINLNNKKCKFSYRNSIFKKNPNLVILSCQIKLRKGNRKKSEEEMKSYLDYRREHHPLEFPTAGSIFENIPYDKKSKRKKPEAIPSGRIIEDCGLAGKKIGNVRISKKHSNFIINLGNGKAKDVKKLIKLVKLKVKKKFGISLKEELQYL
- a CDS encoding tetratricopeptide repeat protein, yielding MGKENRKSENRGLENFCLSIIRWGTYLILFTPLVISRSSFFPFVTPKTIYFRILAEIIFAAFLILAIYFPRYRPKINILSISIFIFVGVLILTSFLGINFERSFWSTFERMTGLFTFFHLLVFFIILTSCFKKREDWEKILSVSILVGILLCFYVLLPGEIEVSTRGGGTIGNTSFMAAYLLFDIFFALILFLEKKTSGWRIFSGLSLFLLISVLLTSTARGAIISFLGGMVLFLLGYLIFSGKKNLKKMGVFLVLFLIVLGIILAIYQPTFIKNTIEITLQKMKPRFVVWEKAWKGFLQKPIFGWGPENFNVVFTKFFNPCMFLSECGGEIWFDRAHNIVLDSLVTTGVVGLLSYLLIFAVSIFGLLRVYLKEKRNIFSFLGMAVLLIVYFFQNLLVFDMISSYTVFFLSLGFVTFLITEKEDLFFQPAEESSNSPLGVLEEGFGRYLISGVIGVLTVFLLYFGNIQPANSAVNTVHMIVSSVNLEKRLDFYKKALNTLMEKYEIREQFAQRVYEAGFDSKENRQVLESAFLMAEEQMQESIRKNPLDFRPHLFFGKLYFSDYYFSHNKEKLILAEKILEKAIELSPTNQQGYWYLGEVKRAEDEEEAALDLFEKAIDLEPRLGVSYWYLAMTHKMTGQYEEALQKVKDAEKAGYNWKKNVNNLRQAAEIYQVLRDDLSLLYLYQEAIEIHPENAEVWAGLANSYANLGQFEKAKQAAQKVIEINPDLAPEVEQFLKELPQ
- a CDS encoding S-adenosylmethionine decarboxylase yields the protein MKENQSKIYGQELIMDLYDCDPKILRSKKKILEYSNRICKLIKVKKYGRAIIKRFGTGSIAGFSLVQLIETSLVSGHFSELWDRAFINIFSCKLFNDKKTKDFTKKFFKAKKIKSRTIIR